In Lactuca sativa cultivar Salinas chromosome 5, Lsat_Salinas_v11, whole genome shotgun sequence, the DNA window CAACGATATGGTCATCAAGAGCCATGATGAAGTGGCGTTGCTTCGCGACATCAAAGAAACCTTTCGCAACCTAGCACAAAAATATATGAAAATCAACATTAGGAAAGTGCACTTTGGAGTGGAAGAGGGACAATTTTTGGGCTATCAGATAACTAGAGAAGGGATTGCGCCAAACCAAGCCAAGATCCAGGAATTCCTCGACTCCAAACTTCCCCACAGTATAAAGGGGGTCCAGGAGATCAATGGAAGGTTAACGGTGCATGGTAGATTCATTGCCAGGTCAATTGAAAAGGATGTCCCACTCTTCCACACTCTAAAGGGATGTGTCGACAAAAACCAATTTAAATGGACAGTGGAGAATGATAACGCCCTAGAATGCCTGAAGGAAGCCCTTCATCAACTACCAGTCATGGAAGTCCCGCTGCCAAGAGAGATCCTGCAAGTATACCTTGCAGCATCCGACGAAGCCATATCGTCATTGCTAATTGTTGAAAGGAATGAAAAAACAGTTGCTGATACATTTCGTAAGCAGGGCGCTGCAAACCCCTGATATCAACTACCCAATCTTAGAGAAATTGGTCCTTGCATTGATCTATACGGTTAGGCGTCTCCGATGCTACTTCCAAGAGCATAAAATTGAGGTCCTAACTAGTTTCCCGATGAAGCAAGTCCTGCTAAGGCCAGAAAGGTTAGGACAACTAGTTAAGTGGGCCATCGGGTTAGGGGAGCATGACATAGACTATCGACCACGCGCCAGCATTAAGGCTCAGGCCTTGGCATACTTTTTAGCAGAAATCCCCGATACACTCAGAGGCATACCGACAGTCATACCGATAGACCCATCGGAACCGAAAGCAAGCAAAGACATTTGAGAACTACACACCGATGGTGTTGTGAATAAAGAAGGATATCGATTAGGCTTAATCCTTAAGAACCCAAGTGGAGAAGAAATCACATACGCCCTGAGATTCGACTTCCAAGTCTCCAACAAAGAAGTTGGATACGAATCAATTATATTTGATCTTGTAATGATTAAGTTTTCTTTTCAGATAAAGCTAATCCATTTGTAATGCATAAATCTTCAAATGTGTTTAAATGTCGTAAATGCGATTGTATATCATTTGATAATACCAAAATATCGTcaacataaacaaaaaaaatcatgatttttaaatatattatccATTTTTCTTCGAAATATTTGTGGAGCATTTTTTAATCCAAAAGACATAACAAGTCATTCATATTGTCCTTGTGGTGTCGAAATGCAATGTATGAAATACTATTTGGATGCATTTTTATTTGCCAAAAATCCACTTTTACaatcaaaatttgaaaatatCTTTTTATATCTAGTCCAATTGATTAGACTTTctttatgtggtaaaaagtatcCATCAAATACAGTATTGTCATTTAATTATTCATAATTTATCATCATTCAAGCTTTTCCTCTAGCTATTTCAACATGTTTCCTAACCATAAAGGCAGAAGAACTATATGGACTATGACTTTGTTTGATTAATTTAAGATCTAACAATTCTTTTGTTTGTATTTTAAATTCATTTTGATCATGAGGATTATATCTCATTGGTTTGATTCTCATCTCTTTATTTTTATCTTTCATTTCTAATTTAGTTGTTGTTTGGTTTTTCTCCCAAAATTGTAACTGATGCAACATGGATCTCCGACAACTCTTCTGGACTTCTGCTACGACGGAGATCTGAGAGTCACAGAGAGAGTCGTTAGAATCGCCCTAGGGACAGTGCCCAGGGAGTAGGCTCCGACAATCAAGTTAGATCGATTGGTAGAGATGAGATGGTTCTCCTTAGCTTGAGAGAACCATTTTGGtgctggtggtggtgtatggtagCTAAAGGCGGAGGGTGGCAGCTTAGTCATCCGATCGGAGTCTAgagtggcggctgagccaccgGGAAAAGGTCCTGGGTGGCGGCTTAGCCACCGGAGGAGGTCCCTCTCAATGGAGGAGGTATTATACACTTTATAGTGGATAAATAGGTCAAGGGGAATTAAGTCAGGCCTTGGTCCAAcccaattcaggcccaactagcaaaGACTTGGGCTAGGTCGCCTAGGGGCGCCGGGTAAGGTTAGTTGTTGTTGTTtggtttttaaattcattttGATCATGAGGATTATATCTCATTGGTTTGATTCTCATCTCTTTATTTTTATCTTTCATTTCTAATTTAGTTGTTGTTTGGTTTTTCTCCCAAAATTGTAACTGATGCGACATGGATCTCCGACAACTCTTTTGGACTTCTGCTACGAGGGAGATCTGAGAGTCACAGAGAGAGTCGTTAGAATCGCCCTAGGGACAGTGCCCAGGGAGTAGGCTCCAACAATCAAGTTAGATCGATTGGTAGAGATGAGATGGTTCTCCTTAGCTTGAGAGAACCATTTTGGTGTTGGTGGTGGTGTATGACAGCTAAAGGCGGAGGGTGGCGGCTTAGTCACCCGGTCGGAGTCTAgagtggcggctgagccaccgGGAAAAGGTCCTGGGTGGCGGCTTAGCCACCGGAGGAGGTCCCTCTCAATGGAGGAGGTATTATACACTTTATAGTGGATAAATAGGTCAAGGGGAATTAAGTCAGGCCTTGGTCCAAcccaattcaggcccaactagcaaaGACTTGGGCTAGGTCGCCTAGGGGCGCCGGGTGAGGTTAGCGGGCGCGCGCGCACTAGGGAAGGATAGCAAGGGAGCGCTAGGCAGGGCTGACAGGAGAGAGCCAGCCAAGGATGGCAATGGAGTGTCTGCTTGTCAGGTTCGGCTGTCAGAAGAGCGCCAAGCAAGGCTAGCAAGGGAGTGTCAAACAGGGATGACAGGAGAGCGCCAGACAAGGCTTGCACGCTAGAGTTGTCTAGGCCATGCGAATGGACCTAATATCATCAAGTCCCTCGAGTCCGATGTGATTGGTATGCGGTCAATGACATTGGACTGGACTCAGTCATATAAATTGTGTGTCGTCAGTAACAAATTTTCAGAATAACattgttttattatatttttaatatgttttatgtgcacatCTAGTTTTCTTAACTGTAATTGATATTTTAATAATGGAGTTCCTTTTAGGAATATCACTTTTTGTTTGTAGCCTATATCACCACGTTGGGTTGTGCGGGGTTTAAAGTCAATTGGATATCCTTTTGCATAAGCTTGTGTTAAGTGTTTTACAACTATTAGATAATGGCATAGCGTTTTGAATATTATTTGTCTAAGTATGTTATCATATGTAATTTTATGGAATAATTGTAAAAGATTATTGGCTAATAAGATATCGTATTATGGAAATAAATGGACATTTTATCATGTAAGATcctagtaatatatatatatatatatatatatatatatatatatatatatatatatatatatatatatatatatatatatatatatatatatatatatatatatagctttcaCAAGCAGCTCCATGGCAATAGTTTTAAGCTCATGGCTTTCAAAACCATATTTGATGATATCACTTCACTTAATTATGTATTATCTATACCCAACGTACAAATCCCTTCTTTAAAACATACCAAGTTTAATTAAGCAtacaatttcattttatttttaccGGACCTAACAGTTACACTATCTTCCTTATGTAAACATTCTGAACAGCTTCATGTTCCTTTCTTTATTTATCCTCATGATCTAATATAATGTagcaattatttaattaatttgtcTTCAAAGTACATATAGCTTATAAGAGATAAGCAAACTCTAAGGAGATTGATATCTACCTTTATTCATGATGCATTTGATTTAGGACATTGCTTAGTATTTTACCTTACACAATTGATTCTCGAGTTGTGACATTCGACCAAAAGTAAGTCTCTTCATGTGTAGCATGTTTGGTCGCTTTTCAAAGATCGAATTCCGAGCTTAAATACAATATTATAAGCTTCTCAATTCGTTCAAAGGTATTAATAAAACAAGCTCATTAATACAATATGAGGTTTGTTTATTAGTTTTTCAGATTATGGTTGACAAATAAATAGTGTATTTTATGCTAGCAATGAAGATGTATAAGCAATCACTAAGAGGTGGCGTTTGTTAAAGCGATTTGAAGGTATCAATTAAGACTATGTTTGGCGTATTAGCAAAAAAGATAGTTGATAGGTGAAAAGCTAGCTGCGAACTTATAAGCTAATTGATAAGTTAgcttaaatatataaaatgataTGAAAGGACATTTAGGATAAtgagttttctataattaattgaGGGTAtatttagaagaaaaaaaaataaaaataaaaataaaaataaaaaactcttGAAAAACTAATATAAGTAGcatttttaattagttttttgGTTTGCCAAATATCACAActtaaaaaaactcgaaaaataaacTAGTTTATCAGTTAGCTGTGACATGTGAAACACAACATAAGTAACTACGATGTGgataaaaacatataaatgtatttatcttataaaactaatatttatgcCAATTGTATGATTACATAAAATGTGCAAACTTATGTTAAAGATGGGTGCATTACATGATTTGGGAATTTTTACTACGATGTGGATGAAAACATAGAGATGTATTTATCttataaaactaatatttacaCCAATTGTATGATTACATAAAATGTGCAAACTTATGTTAAAGATGGGTGCAGTACATGTTTTGGGAATTTTTACTACGATGTGGATGAAAACAGAGATGTATTTATCTTATGAAACTAATATTTACGCCAATTATATGATTACATAAAATGTGCAAACTTATGTTAAAGATGGGTGCATTACATATTTTGGAAATTTTTCGTTTGATAAAGAATAACATAATTTGTGATCAAATGGATTATTAAATGAGGATGCCAATTTGTTATGCATCACAAAGAACTACAGGTAACTTGTACTAAATATATGGGCTCAATCTGATTACGAGAATTGAGTTGTAATCTTGATTTGGTGCAAAATGAAAGAAATGAATTCAACTTGGTTACAATGTTTTATCTATTCATCGAATTCGTTGTTTGATGAATGCTACATCTCATATCACACTTAATGAACGATGATCTTATTATGCATTCTTTTGATGACACCTAATTTGATTTTGTGACTTTTAATGTGTGATACAAAACAGTTAGAATCACCAAGTTATTAAAGTCAACATGTGTATTTTATGTGTAAATTTCATGATTTGACAGTTGAAAGTTACAATTTTGGTTTTTTTGGTATTATAGTTGAAGATAGAGGTACTTTGGGGATTATAAATAGTGGAAAATTTTACAAATAACTTTAGAGGGCGAATTGATCAAAACAAGTAGAACAAAATGACTAAAACACCATACATATTCCTACAAGTTACAAAAAGAGCACATCCAAATGGAACGTatcaaataaagaaaaataatggTTCAAAACAATAAATGATGCAAATATAAAATGTAACAACCTCAAAGAACCTATGACTTTTGTCCTTCCTCTGCAGCGGCAGCCTCAAAGGTTTCACCTGCCACAAGTTCTGggacatcatcatcatcgtccACTTGTGCTGACGTGGCAGCAGCTGCTTCAGCACCACCTGGCACCTGCTTCTGGAACTGCTCGGCTAACTTTCTCAAGTTATCCAAGTTATCTGGTCCTGtaacaaacaattaaaaaaatgtcATCTTTTTATCAccaaaaaacaaacacaaaatctAATTCAAAACATGGTGGTGTTTAGACATACCAAGCTGGTTGAGGATGCCAGGGAGAATATCTTGTAATTCtgaaataaaacataataaaaacagaTATTATCATACACCATTCATATTAAACATAGCAATATCCCCCATTAAATCGAAAAACATCTTAATAATATAAGCAAGATATATTAAAGGCAACTTACTCTTTGTTTGAGGAGTACCACTAACAACCCATGTGTTGGCAGCGATAGAGGCTTGAACTGAAGACATATGAACAAAGATTATTGATTTCTTCTGTTAACTTGTAGTTATAATAAAAGGATAAGAGTTTAAATTGGTACCTTTAGGGTTTAAGAACTGAATAACTGTTTCATCCTTAAAAATATTAACTTCCTCAATTGCTGGTATTGCGTTTACACCTATTCTCTTTAAAGTGCTCTGCAGCCTCTTGTCATCTGTGGTGGTTGTTTTATGTACAGCCTTCTTCTTTCTGCAGGTTTAGATCAAATTGAAGATGTAAACAACAACAATTCAATACAGATACATTCTCTTTTGTCTATTTCCTCATTTAAATAAAAACAAAGATAAGCAAACACACATCTCTAAAGCACGACAACATATTAGAGACAGACCTTCTCACGCTTCCCTTCCCACCAGTGCGCACAGCACCTGCCATCTTCTGTAGCTTTTCAACATTCATCTGCCACAAGCAATAGAAAGATAGATGTGGATAAAGTATCAATAATCAAATGTAAATGCAAACTTATAATCTTATAATCAGTAGTAACTTCACAAATGGCGAACTTAAACATCAACATATTAAATGCTAAACATACATCCCTAGCACAGTCGATAATCACACTCCTAAATCAAACAACCTTTTAATTTCGGCTCACAGCTCTCAATTATTAAAACAGACTATAGAAACCGAATCGTAAAATTACCTAAGCTATTGTACAGAAAAAGATTTACAGTCGAGATATATTGAATCGATTTATGAAATCAGATGGTAATTGAAGGCGGAAAAACATTTACCTTGGCGTTGATAAGATATAGAGCGACGAACGCAAGCTGAGAGTGACGGAGGAGGTCTGGGATAACAGATAAAACCCTAGCGTCAATCTTGGGGGTTTATATATGCCGCCGCTACAAAAAGTTTCACATTGCTACCCTGTACTACAGTAGAATTTCACAAAATTCCCTTGTTTTCTCTTGTGTGATGTAAATAGCAATTTTGATCAATCATCACGTATCTATGACCAAATTACGAAATTCCCGTGGTATTTACTTTGTAACGTAAAAATAATTGTCATGTATAATACGgttaattgcaaaaaaaaaatcgaTTATATTACcataaaaattcaattttgatactgattttttttttttttttgcaattatgTCATTATATTTATAACTTTGTTGCAATATCAACTAAATGACTAGTTCTTTTTTATTCTTCCGGTAACCACTTTTCTTGAATTGCAATAAAATCACTAAGTTTATCAAAATTTCGATTTTGACTCCAGTTTAAATTTGTAAGAAAATTACTATATTACTACAAAATTTCGATTTTGGCATCGAGTTTATTTTCTCAATTATGTCattatattatataattttttgCAATGTCAGCCAATTTACCGATTCAAAAGATGTTATTGTGGTTTAGAAGTTCGATTTGTACAATAAATAAATGAAGATCGATCTAATGGTTGAAACTCACTTACACCCTTTCAGAAGATGTTATTGTTGTTTAAAATTTCGATATGTACAACAAGTAAATGAAGACTCCTACAAGGTCGATTTAATGGTTAAAACTCACTGAGCGTTTCTTGTATCGACATTGTAGGGGTCTTCATTTATTTGTTGTACAAATCAAGCTTCTAAACCACAATAACATTTCCTAAAAGGGTGAGTACGTCCTTTCTATTAACTTTTAAGTGAGTTTGAACCACCGGATTAACCTTTTAGATGTTATTTGTGAAAAAAATATTATGACGAGAGTTAAACATTAACCATTATAATAAAAAGTTCTACCTAAAAGGGTGAGTACGCCTTTTTCGCTGACTTTTAAGTGACTTATTGGACATgcaaggtcataaagttggaaactttatgactcttagcGATATTTTGGCCTTGGAAACTGCAATTGGACGCATTAAGTCGATGTATTAAGCTCTTTAATGTGAAaaagagaagttttgtgagtatGCAGTTGTGAGtatgccaaagtcaaagtcaaattcaacgatCCGAGTTGACTCAATTCTTCGAGTTAtcccacaactcgtcgagtttccattAAGCACATAATCGCGATATTTCGATCCGACTCGTTGAGTTTCCCTTTAATTTGTCGAGTTCCTCCTTTTTCAACAGAATCGGGACAAACCCAACCCAACTTACCGAGTTCCCTtaagaactcatcgagttcttcgaTCAGCCAacccacttaatgcattaagccactATTCTTCAAACCAAAGCCTTATATTTCAGATCTAGACTGATATtacgtctagaagggtaaagtttccaactttacccattaagaacCACCCCAAATACattaagctcaaaccctaatCCTAAAAGGCTTATGTCTTAATCCAAAAACCACCATATCTTCAAGATAAAGCTCATGAACACAGATCTGGACCTTACAGACTAAAAAATCACGCAAAGTCTTCAACTTTACTCACATGCATGGCCAAATGAAGATTAAAAGGCCAAATCAAAGGCTTAAAGGATGCATGGAGCTCTtaggaccataaagttggcacctttatgccatagcaGCTCAAGAGGACTATAGATCTAAAAGGGTTATCTCAATGGGACGAACAGCTCCCATCAAACACTTAATCTCGGTTAAACATGAAAAATAATCCaaataaggagatctaagcataaactaagcaagtttgagactttattcCATAATTGTATCAAAATTGAAGCAAAGATTCGAGATTTAGCAGGTCCTTCTTGTATCACCACGCTTCCCTTTCTTCCAATGGCTTCAAACACGCACATAAAAACACTCAAAATAGCTCACAAACATTCAAAAGTGCCTTAAGGTTTCGAGGTTAGGGTTTAACACAATGGAtgttggaaatgaggccaacttgtggggtttaagttgtttaaatagggtgtaaaaccccaGAATTAGGATTTCATTTCTTCCAGACAACTGTCGAGTTAAGACctcccaacttgccgagttggtcacttcaAATACGCGGTCCATAACATTTCAACACGATGAGTTCGGGGCTATTAACTCGTTGAGTTGCCCTATAAAATtgaataaattaaaagtttaaatacaTAACAGGAACCAGgcattataattctcccccacttgtctcagacttcgtcctcgaagtttgtatCCTCGAACAATCCCGAGCAATGCTCCCTCAgttcctcctcgggctcccaagtccattccgactCCTTACAGTGTAGCCACTGCACCTTCGTAAGCTCCaacaccttgttcctcaaggttttcatctTCCGATCTAATATTGTCACCGaactctcgacataattcaggctatcatcgacctgaatatcctcaaaGGGTACAACTGcggaatcatcaaccaaacactttcgcagctgagagacatggaaagtgctatgaatctggtTGAGCTCGGCTGGAAGATCCAAACGATACACAACTCGACCCACCcgaaccaaaaccctaaaaggaccgatatacTTGGGGTCCAACTTTCCCCAATTCCTGAACCacatgacacctttccaaggtgagaccttcaggagaaccatatctcccacttGGAACTCTAAATCTGActggcgcttgtcggcataactcttctgccgactctgagtttTCTGAAGCCTACTCCGAACCTGTTGAATCACCTcaatagtcttgagtaccacctcggtactccccatggctcgctgaccgacctcgcccaacaaatcggggtcctagaTTTCCTCTCGtagaacatctcaaaaggaggtcgaccAATGCTAGCGTGATatttgttgttatacgaaaattccgctaatggaagatgcgtatcccaactcccaccaaaatctaatACGCACGCACGCAACATAACCTCAAGAgtatgaatcgtccgctcactctgcccatcggtgTATAGGTGGAAAGTTGTAccaaaatggagacgagtacccatctcgtcatggaaccacttccagaatctggaagtaaagcaaACATCCTGGTCTGAAACTACTGATATCGACACTCCATGATGTGTCACCACCTCCCGAACATAAATCTCGGCTAGCATCTCGGCAGAAATACTCTcatggatcggaataaaatgtgcgctcttagtcaatcgatccacgatgacccaaatagaatCTACTCCGTGCGCTGTCCTGGggagcttcgtgataaaatccatcgtgatgtcttcccatttccatacgggaatctccaatggttgcaacttgTCGTGAGGTCGTTGATGCTCGACCTTtactttcctacaagtcaagcaacGCTCCACAAACCACGCTATATCccgtttcatgcagggccaccaataatcaggggaagatccctgtacatcttcgtcgccccgggatgaatggagaatctcgacttgtgagcctcatccatcagaacttGGTGCACACCACCCCTATAAGGAACTCAGACCCTCCGATGTAGGGTCAACAATCCGcgtctatcataatcgaaggaagccgcctgacccacaatcctctcacactttcgacgctcctccttcatagcctcgacCTGAGCTTCCCAGATCCGTTCCAGCAATGGAGTAATCAtaatcatcctcaaacatatatccctgatcggagccgcgaccgccttgcggctaagag includes these proteins:
- the LOC111915530 gene encoding nascent polypeptide-associated complex subunit beta-like; this encodes MNVEKLQKMAGAVRTGGKGSVRRKKKAVHKTTTTDDKRLQSTLKRIGVNAIPAIEEVNIFKDETVIQFLNPKVQASIAANTWVVSGTPQTKKLQDILPGILNQLGPDNLDNLRKLAEQFQKQVPGGAEAAAATSAQVDDDDDVPELVAGETFEAAAAEEGQKS